From one Marinobacter sp. LV10MA510-1 genomic stretch:
- the ubiT gene encoding ubiquinone anaerobic biosynthesis accessory factor UbiT translates to MALHMPTFLPRPSLPAFHTLPGMSRAQAVSQKLAANPLMTDSLALVKEYLPSPSPLLAAIDQRLPLVLKQLVVEAPLNRLFAEAIADGEFDDFEGHRIRLELNGGQPGVTFGFWAGRLRIVDGPGEATIRGSLSAFKTLAERNQDPDQLFFQRRLVIEGDTELGLALKNLLDSLEWKLNIRQLLFF, encoded by the coding sequence ATGGCCCTGCACATGCCAACCTTTTTGCCGCGCCCCTCGCTACCCGCATTTCATACACTGCCAGGCATGTCACGCGCGCAAGCTGTTAGCCAGAAACTGGCCGCTAACCCGCTAATGACCGATTCACTGGCGCTAGTGAAAGAGTATTTACCCTCGCCTTCACCACTGCTGGCCGCTATTGACCAGCGCCTGCCGTTGGTATTAAAACAGCTGGTCGTCGAAGCGCCGCTGAACCGGTTGTTTGCCGAGGCCATTGCTGACGGCGAATTTGATGATTTTGAAGGGCACAGAATTCGCCTGGAGCTGAATGGAGGTCAGCCCGGTGTTACCTTTGGATTCTGGGCCGGCAGGCTGCGCATTGTAGACGGCCCAGGTGAGGCGACCATTCGGGGCTCTCTCAGCGCTTTCAAAACCTTGGCCGAACGGAATCAGGACCCAGACCAGCTGTTTTTCCAGCGCCGCCTGGTGATTGAGGGCGACACCGAACTGGGCCTGGCACTGAAAAATCTGCTGGACAGCCTGGAGTGGAAACTTAATATCCGCCAATTGCTTTTCTTCTGA
- a CDS encoding histidine kinase: MTSRSSLVHRIAIAVSAIVLTAIVSMGVTLGVSQSIAGNATAINLAGTLRMGAYQLLAQVARLEDQNTANARQALDQMVSLYNQRLVHADIVQSLPLTTDHPLAQRYRDVVNQWNSSVGPMLAQHRPGDPLTDSMINTTQSYVDNVDVLVSMLEHRTEARIRLLDLIQVISLVFAILIVLALFLDLKKRVLRPLRKLVSIAESVSKQDFSRKAELRGSDELAQLGSAFDQMTSELALTYYELESKVQAKTEELEKSHAALELLHSSSRTLFANHSLCDGAVPMLKQLEQMLGIGPINLYLHDKASAEPVQAVTTATMVRPFYCRDHSCNACLVTEEEHDELPMAGNDGRRLLLPIRTPGQLLGTLEVWYPASQELSKTARRLLETLSDQLATAIFLERQITEEQQRTLAEERTVIARELHDSLAQSLSYLKIQVTRLRRMNMDGPQKTGYDAVLDELSTGLSSAYRQLRELLATFRLKLDTPDLGAALRQTVHEFSERMAKPVNLVYKLPAQTLSPNEEIHTLQVVREALANAVKHSKAEAVWVDVSFESPQVKAKIRDNGRGLPDSGQPENHYGMIIMQDRARSLGGQLTVANHPQGGVEVSLHFIPQARNLIPVKPANNPQTADSI; encoded by the coding sequence ATGACCTCCAGAAGTTCACTGGTTCACCGGATTGCCATCGCCGTCAGTGCGATTGTACTCACCGCCATTGTCAGTATGGGGGTCACTCTGGGGGTGTCACAAAGCATTGCCGGTAACGCCACCGCCATCAACCTGGCGGGCACTCTGCGTATGGGCGCGTATCAGTTGTTGGCGCAGGTAGCGCGACTGGAAGACCAGAATACCGCCAATGCGCGCCAGGCCCTGGACCAGATGGTAAGCCTCTACAATCAACGCCTGGTACACGCTGATATTGTCCAGTCATTACCACTTACAACCGATCACCCGCTGGCGCAACGCTACCGCGACGTAGTCAACCAGTGGAACTCCAGCGTCGGCCCCATGCTGGCACAACACCGGCCCGGAGACCCGCTAACAGACTCTATGATTAACACCACTCAAAGCTACGTGGACAATGTCGATGTGCTGGTGTCTATGCTTGAACATCGCACCGAAGCCCGCATCCGCCTGCTGGACCTGATACAGGTGATCAGTCTGGTGTTCGCTATCCTGATCGTATTGGCGTTGTTTCTGGACTTGAAAAAGCGAGTTCTACGGCCGCTACGAAAACTGGTGAGCATTGCCGAATCCGTGAGCAAGCAAGATTTTTCCCGCAAGGCCGAGCTGCGTGGCTCTGATGAGCTGGCGCAGCTCGGGTCGGCGTTTGACCAGATGACCAGCGAGCTGGCGCTCACTTACTACGAACTGGAAAGTAAGGTCCAAGCCAAAACCGAAGAGCTGGAGAAAAGCCACGCTGCGCTCGAATTACTGCATTCGTCCAGCCGCACTCTGTTTGCGAATCACAGCTTGTGCGATGGTGCAGTGCCCATGTTGAAACAGCTGGAGCAAATGCTCGGCATAGGCCCTATCAACCTGTATCTGCACGACAAAGCCTCCGCAGAGCCTGTTCAAGCCGTCACTACTGCTACCATGGTGCGCCCATTTTACTGCCGCGATCACAGCTGCAACGCCTGTCTGGTGACCGAAGAGGAACATGACGAGCTGCCAATGGCCGGCAATGACGGGCGCCGTTTGCTGCTGCCCATTCGCACCCCGGGCCAACTACTGGGCACACTGGAAGTCTGGTACCCGGCCTCACAGGAGTTGTCTAAAACCGCACGAAGGCTGTTGGAAACTCTAAGCGATCAGCTGGCCACAGCCATATTTCTGGAGCGGCAAATTACCGAAGAACAACAGCGGACGCTGGCCGAAGAACGCACCGTTATTGCCCGCGAGCTCCACGATTCCCTGGCCCAGTCTTTGTCATACCTTAAAATCCAGGTTACTCGATTGCGCAGAATGAACATGGACGGCCCACAAAAAACCGGGTATGACGCAGTATTGGACGAACTGAGCACAGGTTTAAGCAGTGCCTATCGTCAGTTGCGGGAACTGTTAGCAACCTTCCGTTTGAAGCTGGACACACCGGACCTCGGCGCCGCACTGCGCCAGACCGTGCACGAATTTTCTGAACGCATGGCCAAACCCGTCAATCTGGTGTACAAACTGCCTGCACAGACGCTGTCGCCCAATGAAGAAATCCACACGCTGCAGGTTGTGCGCGAAGCGCTGGCCAACGCGGTAAAGCACAGCAAGGCCGAGGCCGTGTGGGTTGACGTCAGTTTCGAGTCCCCGCAGGTTAAGGCTAAAATCCGTGACAACGGTCGAGGGCTACCCGACTCAGGCCAGCCAGAGAACCATTACGGCATGATCATTATGCAGGATCGCGCCCGCTCACTGGGCGGCCAGCTAACGGTTGCTAATCATCCGCAAGGAGGTGTGGAAGTGAGTTTGCATTTTATTCCCCAAGCCCGGAACCTGATCCCGGTTAAACCGGCCAATAACCCGCAAACCGCGGATTCCATTTGA
- the narL gene encoding two-component system response regulator NarL produces the protein MSDTPASILLIDDHPLLRKGIKQLIEMEPDLEVAGEASNATDGVRIALELEPDLILMDLNMPDVSGIEALRQLRAHNISSRIIMFTVSDQQDDVVEALRAGADGYLLKDMEPEDMINQLHQAAVGKLVISERLTSLLAEALRNNKPQKPARPDFDSLTPREKDILKLIAEGLSNKMIGRKLDISDGTVKVHVKHLLKKLNLRSRVEVAVWAVEEGLHKS, from the coding sequence ATGTCTGACACACCTGCAAGCATACTGTTGATAGATGATCACCCTTTGTTACGCAAAGGCATCAAGCAGCTAATTGAAATGGAACCAGACCTTGAGGTAGCAGGCGAGGCAAGCAATGCCACAGACGGTGTGCGCATTGCCCTGGAGCTGGAGCCAGACCTGATTCTGATGGATCTGAATATGCCAGATGTGAGCGGTATTGAAGCCTTGCGGCAGTTACGAGCCCACAACATCAGCTCGCGCATTATTATGTTCACGGTGTCAGACCAGCAAGACGATGTGGTTGAAGCATTGCGCGCCGGTGCCGACGGCTATCTGCTGAAGGACATGGAACCGGAAGATATGATTAACCAGCTGCACCAGGCCGCCGTAGGCAAGCTGGTCATCAGCGAACGCCTTACCTCCCTGCTGGCAGAAGCACTGCGCAATAACAAACCGCAAAAGCCGGCGCGGCCAGACTTCGACAGCCTCACGCCAAGGGAAAAAGACATTCTGAAGCTCATTGCCGAAGGTCTTTCCAACAAGATGATCGGCCGCAAACTGGACATCAGCGACGGCACTGTGAAAGTGCACGTAAAGCACCTGCTGAAAAAACTCAACCTGCGCTCGCGGGTGGAAGTCGCGGTGTGGGCCGTGGAAGAGGGTCTGCACAAGAGCTGA